A DNA window from Streptomyces parvus contains the following coding sequences:
- a CDS encoding CapA family protein: MTQRIRPGTVAAIALLLAAATGCTGHQPPTPAPSGPPAARGAGSQGADGPRPFTLLAAGDVLPHSSVIEQAAADAGGAGYDFAPMLAGVAPVVSGADLAFCHMETVYGKEGGPYTGYPSFKSPPEIATALRTTGFDSCSTASNHTLDDGAEGVRRTLDALDEAGIRHAGSARTAAEAARPTILPAGPGKGAAKVAHLAYTYGTNDIPLPAGRPWTVDVTDERKIVAEARAARRAGADIVVLSAHWGTEWQDEPDAQQRELAERLTASTDEGRPDIDLIIGTHAHVPQAYEKVNGTWVVYGMGDQIAGAMINYEGAQDPRGNQSSMGRFTFAPPAEPGERWKVKKAEFVPQWYDTVTGRAVNLNASLDEGAEHLREVRDRIRTVVLGRGADEDGLLMGK; this comes from the coding sequence ATGACGCAGCGCATCCGACCGGGCACCGTGGCCGCCATCGCCCTCCTGCTCGCCGCGGCCACCGGCTGCACCGGGCACCAGCCCCCGACCCCCGCGCCGAGCGGACCGCCCGCCGCCCGGGGCGCGGGCAGCCAGGGCGCCGACGGGCCCCGCCCGTTCACGCTCCTCGCCGCGGGCGACGTCCTGCCGCACTCCTCGGTCATCGAACAGGCCGCCGCCGACGCGGGCGGCGCCGGCTACGACTTCGCCCCGATGCTGGCCGGGGTCGCCCCGGTCGTCTCCGGCGCGGACCTGGCGTTCTGTCATATGGAGACCGTGTACGGGAAGGAGGGCGGACCCTACACCGGATACCCGAGCTTCAAGTCGCCCCCCGAGATCGCCACCGCCCTGCGCACCACCGGGTTCGACTCCTGTTCCACCGCCTCCAACCACACCCTCGACGACGGGGCCGAGGGGGTCCGGCGCACCCTCGACGCCCTGGACGAGGCGGGCATCCGGCACGCCGGTTCCGCCCGCACCGCCGCCGAGGCCGCCCGGCCCACCATCCTGCCCGCCGGACCGGGGAAGGGTGCGGCCAAGGTCGCCCACCTCGCGTACACCTACGGCACCAACGACATCCCGCTGCCCGCCGGCCGGCCCTGGACGGTCGACGTCACCGACGAGCGGAAGATCGTCGCGGAGGCCAGGGCGGCCCGCCGGGCCGGCGCCGACATCGTCGTCCTCTCCGCCCACTGGGGCACCGAATGGCAGGACGAGCCCGACGCGCAGCAACGGGAGCTCGCCGAACGGCTCACCGCCTCCACCGACGAGGGCCGCCCCGACATCGACCTCATCATCGGCACCCACGCCCATGTGCCCCAGGCGTACGAGAAGGTCAACGGCACCTGGGTGGTCTACGGCATGGGCGACCAGATCGCCGGAGCGATGATCAACTACGAGGGTGCCCAGGACCCGCGCGGCAACCAGAGCTCGATGGGCCGCTTCACCTTCGCACCGCCCGCCGAACCGGGTGAGCGCTGGAAGGTGAAGAAGGCGGAGTTCGTCCCGCAGTGGTACGACACCGTCACCGGCCGCGCCGTCAACCTCAACGCCTCCCTCGACGAAGGGGCCGAGCATCTGCGCGAGGTCCGCGACCGTATCCGTACCGTCGTCCTCGGCCGGGGAGCGGACGAGGACGGGCTCCTCATGGGCAAGTAG
- a CDS encoding sensor histidine kinase, with product MTGAAVAVVVVLAALLLGAGYLLGRRTARPVRPSDVGTPVEHATFETLHTASLAAPPLRSGLTEESARRAARRLRSLLGTDALCLTDRERVLVWDGAGHHHGKEVMEHLKVLLDNGRDTAFDSGCGDLDCPLRWAVAVPLTVENRVLGALVAYAPRESAVLARAAGEVARWVCVQLELAELDRSRTQLIEAEIKALRAQISPHFIFNSLAAIASFVRTDPEQARELLLEFADFTRYSFRRHGEFTTLADELHSIDQYLALVRARFGERLAVTLQVAPEVLPVALPFLCLQPLVENAVKHGLEGAVTRSRITISALDAGSEAEVVIEDDGTGMDPERLRQILRGEGDASTGIGLLNVDERLRQVYGDDYGLVIETGLGAGMKVTLRLPKYRAGVHGS from the coding sequence ATGACCGGGGCCGCGGTCGCGGTGGTCGTCGTCCTCGCCGCGCTGCTGCTCGGCGCAGGCTATCTGCTGGGCCGCCGCACCGCCCGTCCGGTGCGCCCCAGCGATGTCGGCACGCCCGTCGAGCACGCCACCTTCGAGACCCTGCACACCGCGTCGCTGGCCGCCCCGCCGCTGCGGTCCGGGCTCACCGAGGAGAGCGCCCGGCGGGCCGCCCGCAGGCTGCGCTCCCTCCTCGGCACCGACGCCCTCTGCCTCACCGACCGGGAGCGGGTGCTGGTCTGGGACGGTGCCGGGCACCACCACGGCAAGGAGGTGATGGAGCATCTGAAGGTGCTGCTCGACAACGGCCGCGACACCGCCTTCGACAGTGGCTGCGGTGACCTCGACTGCCCGCTGCGCTGGGCCGTCGCCGTCCCGCTCACCGTCGAGAACCGGGTCCTGGGCGCGCTCGTCGCCTACGCCCCGCGTGAGTCGGCGGTGCTGGCCCGGGCCGCGGGGGAGGTGGCGCGCTGGGTCTGCGTCCAGCTGGAACTGGCCGAGCTGGACCGCTCCCGTACGCAGCTGATCGAGGCCGAGATCAAGGCGCTACGGGCGCAGATCTCCCCGCACTTCATCTTCAACTCGCTTGCCGCCATCGCCTCGTTCGTCCGCACCGACCCCGAGCAAGCCCGTGAACTGCTCTTGGAATTCGCTGACTTCACCCGCTACTCGTTCCGCCGGCATGGGGAGTTCACCACCCTGGCGGACGAACTGCACTCCATCGACCAGTACTTGGCCCTCGTCCGCGCCCGCTTCGGTGAACGCCTCGCTGTGACCCTCCAGGTCGCCCCCGAGGTGCTGCCGGTCGCGCTGCCGTTCCTGTGTCTCCAGCCGCTGGTGGAGAACGCCGTCAAGCACGGCCTCGAAGGGGCGGTCACCCGCAGCCGGATCACCATCAGCGCCCTGGACGCCGGATCGGAGGCCGAGGTGGTCATCGAGGACGACGGGACGGGGATGGACCCCGAGCGGCTGCGGCAGATCCTGCGCGGCGAGGGCGACGCCTCCACCGGCATCGGCCTGCTCAACGTCGACGAGCGGCTGCGCCAGGTCTACGGGGACGACTACGGGCTCGTCATCGAGACCGGGCTCGGGGCGGGCATGAAGGTCACGCTGCGGCTGCCCAAGTACCGCGCCGGGGTGCACGGTTCCTGA
- a CDS encoding SAM-dependent methyltransferase, whose amino-acid sequence MERPAWAPQGIDISVPSVSRMYDFYLGGSHNFEVDREAARKAMEFLPGLPKIMQANRAFMRRAVRHAVDSGIDQFLDIGSGIPTFGNVHEVAQAADAGAKVAYVDHDPVAVAHSQAVLESNDRAVIAAADLRRPKEILANPEITGLLDLDRPVALLLVAVLHFIEDADDPRGAVAELRDALAPGSLLILTHASYEGIPLPKEEAAGTVGVYKNIRNPLIMRSREEIGQFFEGYEMVEPGLVSMPEWRPDTPQSPEQEDPYAFSGFGGVGRKA is encoded by the coding sequence ATGGAGCGTCCCGCCTGGGCACCGCAGGGCATAGACATTTCGGTGCCGAGCGTGTCCCGCATGTACGACTTCTATCTGGGCGGATCGCACAATTTCGAGGTGGACCGGGAAGCCGCGCGCAAGGCCATGGAGTTCCTCCCGGGCCTTCCCAAGATCATGCAGGCCAATCGCGCCTTTATGCGCCGGGCGGTCCGCCACGCCGTCGACTCGGGCATCGACCAGTTCCTGGACATCGGCTCCGGCATCCCGACGTTCGGCAACGTCCACGAGGTCGCCCAGGCCGCCGATGCCGGCGCCAAGGTGGCCTACGTCGACCACGACCCGGTCGCCGTCGCCCACAGCCAGGCCGTGCTGGAGAGCAACGACCGTGCGGTCATCGCCGCCGCCGACCTGCGCCGCCCCAAGGAGATCCTGGCGAACCCGGAGATCACCGGACTGCTCGACCTGGACCGGCCGGTGGCCCTGCTGCTCGTCGCGGTGCTCCACTTCATCGAGGACGCCGACGACCCGCGCGGCGCGGTCGCCGAACTGCGCGACGCACTTGCCCCCGGCAGCCTGCTCATCCTGACCCACGCCTCGTACGAGGGCATCCCGCTGCCCAAGGAGGAGGCGGCCGGCACGGTCGGCGTCTACAAGAACATCCGCAACCCGCTGATCATGCGCTCGCGCGAGGAGATCGGCCAGTTCTTCGAGGGCTACGAGATGGTCGAACCGGGACTCGTGTCGATGCCCGAATGGCGGCCCGACACCCCGCAGTCGCCGGAGCAGGAAGACCCGTACGCCTTCTCGGGCTTCGGCGGGGTCGGGCGCAAGGCGTGA
- a CDS encoding DUF4239 domain-containing protein has translation MSEWLVLSIAMASACAVVLIIVVLNNRRLGEDDDPSETPDVIEYMTMMIGVVYAIVLGLAIAGVWEGRSAAQESVRIEAQALHEVQARASVYPAEVRDRIRADVDAYVSHVVNDEWKVMSERNTLTERGTELLDKVRADVTDYEPKTDHEGQAYQPLVDQVATADDARSSRGQNAGATMPGVVWFGLIIGALVTVGLIFTLQIRRTFRELLLAGLFSALIAFLLFLIWDFDAPFGRGISATADPFIDMFPGITG, from the coding sequence ATGTCCGAATGGCTCGTACTGAGCATTGCCATGGCGTCCGCCTGCGCGGTCGTCCTCATCATCGTCGTCCTGAACAACCGGCGGCTGGGGGAGGACGACGATCCCTCCGAGACCCCCGACGTCATCGAGTACATGACGATGATGATCGGCGTGGTCTACGCGATCGTCCTGGGGCTCGCCATCGCCGGGGTGTGGGAAGGCCGCAGCGCCGCCCAGGAGTCCGTACGCATCGAGGCGCAGGCGCTGCACGAGGTGCAGGCCCGGGCGTCGGTCTACCCGGCGGAGGTCCGCGACCGTATCCGGGCGGACGTCGACGCCTATGTCAGCCATGTCGTCAACGACGAGTGGAAGGTGATGTCGGAGCGGAACACGCTCACCGAGCGCGGCACCGAACTGCTGGACAAGGTGCGCGCGGACGTCACCGACTACGAGCCGAAGACCGACCACGAGGGGCAGGCGTACCAGCCGCTGGTCGACCAGGTGGCGACGGCGGACGACGCCCGCAGCTCACGGGGGCAGAACGCCGGGGCGACGATGCCCGGGGTGGTCTGGTTCGGGCTGATCATCGGGGCTCTGGTGACCGTGGGGCTGATCTTCACGCTACAGATCCGCAGAACGTTCCGCGAACTGCTCCTGGCGGGCCTGTTCAGCGCGCTGATCGCCTTCCTTCTGTTCCTGATCTGGGACTTCGACGCCCCCTTCGGCCGGGGCATCTCGGCCACCGCCGACCCCTTCATCGACATGTTCCCGGGCATCACCGGGTGA
- a CDS encoding SCO0930 family lipoprotein — protein sequence MNTWRNASLAVTAAALLTLTTACGQEQGGTSPNGQAVGNAAPAQQPADSGYGSAGGGYGSGADAEAAEPKEAGQLAVQESKKLGKVLTDSEGFTLYRFDKDTANPPKSTCEGDCAKAWPVVASGNAVAAAGTDDELLGEVTRPDGTSQLTVDGWPMYRYAKDTAPGQVNGQGVGGTWFAAAPDGKKAAKNADSEGVAEPADPAGLSVRKDPELGEIVVDGRGMTVYRFTKDSAWPMKTACTGECLKKWPVVAPVAKNAVDGVTTKGFVTFDRPDGIKQQTIDCWPIYTFAGDKKPGDTNGQGVGGTWYAVSPDSKLVGAAK from the coding sequence ATGAACACCTGGCGCAACGCCTCGCTCGCGGTCACCGCGGCGGCTCTGTTGACGCTCACGACGGCGTGCGGTCAGGAACAGGGCGGCACGTCGCCGAACGGCCAGGCGGTGGGCAACGCCGCCCCGGCCCAGCAGCCCGCCGACAGCGGGTACGGGTCGGCCGGCGGGGGATACGGCTCCGGGGCCGACGCGGAGGCGGCGGAACCGAAGGAGGCCGGTCAACTCGCCGTCCAGGAGAGCAAGAAGCTCGGAAAGGTGCTGACCGACAGCGAGGGCTTCACGCTCTACCGCTTCGACAAGGACACCGCGAACCCGCCGAAGTCGACCTGCGAGGGCGACTGCGCCAAGGCCTGGCCGGTGGTGGCATCGGGCAACGCCGTCGCCGCGGCCGGCACCGACGACGAACTGCTCGGCGAGGTCACCCGCCCCGACGGCACCAGCCAACTTACCGTAGACGGCTGGCCGATGTACCGGTACGCCAAGGACACCGCCCCCGGCCAGGTCAACGGACAGGGAGTCGGCGGCACCTGGTTCGCCGCGGCCCCCGACGGGAAGAAGGCGGCGAAGAACGCCGACAGCGAGGGGGTCGCCGAACCGGCCGATCCCGCGGGACTTTCCGTCCGCAAGGACCCGGAACTCGGCGAGATCGTGGTGGACGGCCGGGGCATGACGGTTTACCGCTTCACCAAGGACTCCGCCTGGCCGATGAAGACGGCCTGCACCGGCGAGTGCCTCAAGAAGTGGCCGGTAGTCGCCCCCGTGGCCAAGAATGCGGTGGACGGTGTCACGACGAAGGGTTTCGTCACCTTCGACCGCCCCGACGGCATCAAGCAGCAGACCATCGACTGCTGGCCGATCTACACCTTCGCGGGCGACAAGAAGCCTGGAGACACCAACGGGCAGGGCGTCGGCGGAACCTGGTACGCCGTTTCCCCGGATTCCAAACTCGTCGGCGCCGCCAAGTAA
- a CDS encoding sigma-70 family RNA polymerase sigma factor produces the protein MKTTTTTDERTLAEMQREHGPALFHFLLGLTFGDRQRAEDLVQETLVRAWQHPEAFDAPYDSMRPWLFTVGRRLAIDARRSRQARPVEVSDTVLESTPDALDTADRAVRTLDVREAVRTLSPEHRAVLVQIYFRGLSVGETAEVLGIPAGTVKSRSYYALRVLARTLPGYSRRSSARSSASRPAASATSA, from the coding sequence ATGAAGACCACCACGACGACCGACGAACGGACCCTGGCGGAGATGCAGCGGGAACACGGCCCCGCCCTGTTCCACTTCCTCCTCGGTCTCACCTTCGGGGACCGACAGCGGGCCGAGGACCTGGTGCAGGAGACGCTCGTCCGTGCCTGGCAGCACCCCGAGGCGTTCGACGCGCCCTACGACTCGATGCGGCCGTGGCTGTTCACCGTCGGCCGCCGCCTCGCCATCGACGCGCGGCGCTCCCGCCAGGCCCGCCCCGTCGAGGTCAGCGACACGGTGCTGGAGAGCACCCCGGACGCCCTGGACACCGCGGACCGCGCCGTGCGCACCCTGGACGTCCGGGAGGCGGTCCGCACGCTGAGCCCCGAGCACCGCGCGGTGCTGGTGCAGATCTACTTCCGCGGGCTGAGCGTCGGTGAGACCGCCGAGGTGCTCGGGATCCCGGCGGGGACCGTCAAGTCCCGTTCGTACTACGCTCTGCGGGTCCTCGCGCGCACACTGCCCGGCTACTCCCGCAGGTCCTCCGCCCGGAGCAGCGCCAGCAGGCCGGCGGCCTCGGCCACCTCCGCATAG
- a CDS encoding universal stress protein: MTEQQPHQFERGTDGPKVIVAGLDGSDSSMRAAAYAAGLARRQKAVLALVYVQPVMTAGAALGVPVGDATGEVADALVSEIREATERFRDAWDVRWEFHTFRGDPYNGLVTAADELKADAVVVGASESAGHRFIGSVAVRLVKAGRWPVTVVP, translated from the coding sequence GTGACAGAGCAGCAGCCTCATCAGTTCGAACGCGGTACGGACGGCCCCAAGGTGATCGTCGCGGGGCTCGACGGCTCCGATTCGTCGATGCGCGCGGCGGCCTACGCCGCCGGTCTGGCCCGTCGGCAGAAGGCCGTGCTGGCCCTGGTGTACGTCCAGCCGGTCATGACGGCGGGCGCCGCCCTGGGCGTACCGGTCGGCGATGCCACGGGGGAGGTCGCGGACGCCCTGGTCTCCGAGATCCGGGAGGCGACGGAGCGCTTCAGGGACGCGTGGGACGTGCGCTGGGAGTTCCACACCTTCCGGGGCGACCCGTACAACGGGCTGGTGACGGCGGCCGACGAGCTGAAGGCGGACGCGGTGGTGGTCGGGGCCTCGGAGTCGGCCGGGCACCGCTTCATCGGTTCGGTGGCGGTACGCCTGGTGAAGGCGGGGCGCTGGCCGGTCACCGTGGTGCCGTAG
- a CDS encoding cation acetate symporter, translating to MSPPDHMASWVAVALVVLATVLVGGFGLRISRTTSDFYVASRTVRPRLNAAAISGEYLSAASFLGVAGLVLVHGPDMLWYPVGYTAGFLVLLVFVAAPLRRSGAYTLPDFAEGRLESRQVRRLVSALVVGAGWLYLVPQLQGAGLTLKILTGAPGWLGDVLVATVVAAAVAAGGMRSITFVQVFQYWLKLTALLVPALFLVLAWQGDGRPRVSLDDQLAVFRADHPLYATYGLIVATFLGTMGLPHVVVRFYTSPNGRDARRTTVAVLALVGLFYLLPPIYGALGRLYTPELRYGGDADAAVLLLPGRVIGGLGGDFLGALIAGGAFAAFLSTASGLTMAVAGVITQDVLPSRGVRHFRLATVLAIAVPLAGSLLVSRVPVADAVGMAFAVSASSFCPLLVLGIWWRRLTPPGAVAGLLLGGGSALLAVAITVSGAVRPPGWPHALLAWPAVWSVPVGFLAMILVSLATPGRIPTGTNAAMTRFHLPEALSSARAAAGRER from the coding sequence GTGAGCCCCCCCGACCACATGGCGTCCTGGGTGGCGGTCGCCCTCGTCGTCCTCGCCACCGTCCTCGTCGGCGGCTTCGGCCTGCGCATCTCCCGTACGACCTCCGACTTCTACGTCGCCTCCCGAACCGTGCGGCCCCGTCTCAACGCCGCCGCGATCAGCGGCGAATACCTCTCGGCCGCCTCCTTCCTCGGCGTCGCCGGGCTCGTCCTCGTCCACGGCCCCGACATGCTCTGGTACCCGGTCGGCTACACCGCCGGATTCCTGGTGCTGCTGGTCTTCGTCGCCGCACCGCTGCGCCGTTCCGGGGCGTACACCCTGCCGGACTTCGCCGAGGGCCGACTCGAATCACGGCAGGTCCGCCGCCTCGTCAGCGCCCTGGTCGTCGGGGCGGGCTGGCTCTACCTCGTACCGCAGCTCCAGGGCGCGGGGCTGACGTTGAAGATCCTCACCGGCGCCCCCGGCTGGCTCGGCGACGTGCTCGTCGCCACGGTCGTCGCCGCCGCCGTCGCGGCCGGCGGCATGCGCTCCATCACCTTCGTCCAGGTCTTCCAGTACTGGCTCAAGCTCACCGCCCTCCTCGTCCCCGCCCTCTTCCTGGTCCTCGCCTGGCAGGGCGACGGCCGCCCCCGGGTCAGCCTCGACGACCAGCTCGCCGTCTTCCGCGCCGACCACCCGCTGTACGCGACGTACGGGCTGATCGTGGCGACCTTCCTCGGCACCATGGGCCTGCCGCATGTCGTCGTCCGCTTCTACACCAGCCCCAACGGCCGCGACGCCCGCCGCACCACCGTCGCCGTCCTCGCCCTGGTCGGCCTCTTCTACCTGCTGCCGCCGATCTACGGGGCGCTCGGCCGGCTCTACACCCCCGAACTGCGGTACGGGGGAGACGCGGACGCCGCCGTCCTGCTGCTGCCCGGCCGGGTCATCGGCGGACTCGGCGGGGACTTCCTCGGGGCGCTGATCGCCGGCGGAGCCTTCGCCGCGTTCCTGTCCACCGCCTCCGGGCTCACCATGGCCGTCGCCGGGGTCATCACCCAGGACGTCCTGCCCTCGCGCGGGGTACGCCACTTCCGGCTCGCCACCGTCCTCGCCATCGCCGTGCCGCTCGCCGGCTCCCTCCTGGTGAGCCGGGTGCCGGTGGCCGACGCGGTGGGCATGGCCTTCGCCGTCTCCGCCTCCTCCTTCTGCCCGCTGCTCGTCCTCGGCATCTGGTGGCGGCGCCTCACCCCGCCCGGAGCCGTCGCGGGACTCCTGCTCGGCGGCGGGTCCGCGCTCCTTGCCGTGGCCATCACCGTCAGCGGCGCCGTACGTCCACCGGGCTGGCCCCACGCCCTGCTCGCCTGGCCTGCCGTCTGGTCCGTCCCCGTGGGCTTCCTCGCGATGATCCTCGTCTCGCTCGCCACCCCGGGGCGCATCCCCACGGGCACCAATGCCGCGATGACCCGCTTCCACCTCCCCGAAGCCCTCTCCTCGGCGCGGGCCGCAGCGGGGAGAGAGCGATGA
- a CDS encoding zf-HC2 domain-containing protein, producing the protein MSADPGDDPHVRLLLGAYVLDALDAEETCRVARHLQVCDGCARVYAEVAEAAGLLALLRAEDLRE; encoded by the coding sequence ATGAGTGCCGACCCCGGCGACGACCCGCATGTGCGCCTGCTGCTGGGTGCGTACGTCCTGGACGCCCTGGACGCCGAGGAGACCTGCCGCGTCGCCCGTCACCTCCAGGTCTGCGACGGCTGCGCCCGGGTCTATGCGGAGGTGGCCGAGGCCGCCGGCCTGCTGGCGCTGCTCCGGGCGGAGGACCTGCGGGAGTAG
- a CDS encoding class F sortase: protein MGRDYTGGERTRRVPWGAIALVMLSGLALMRNGTEFSEAGPPQPAAAASLDLSKDAPGPPVEGEPVQPLPYAPASRVKIGSIDVDAPIIDVNLDANGWIDAPPAEDPNLAGWYQNGIAPGQRGTAVVVGHVDNMSGPAVFYGLGSLQKGHRVEVSRYDGRVGIFEVYGVEVFAKNDFPGPRVYGDTGHAELRVITCGGGYSKAGGYDGNVVVFARLVDTR, encoded by the coding sequence ATGGGCCGGGACTACACCGGGGGCGAGCGGACCAGACGGGTGCCATGGGGTGCGATCGCTCTGGTGATGCTCAGCGGCCTCGCTCTCATGCGCAACGGCACGGAGTTCTCGGAGGCCGGCCCGCCGCAGCCCGCGGCCGCCGCCTCGCTAGATCTGAGCAAGGACGCCCCGGGCCCGCCGGTGGAGGGCGAGCCGGTGCAGCCGCTGCCGTACGCCCCCGCCTCCCGGGTGAAGATCGGCTCCATCGACGTGGACGCGCCGATCATCGACGTCAACCTGGACGCCAACGGGTGGATCGACGCCCCGCCCGCCGAGGACCCCAACCTCGCCGGCTGGTACCAGAACGGCATCGCCCCCGGCCAGCGGGGCACCGCCGTGGTCGTCGGCCATGTCGACAACATGTCCGGGCCCGCGGTCTTCTACGGCCTCGGCTCCCTCCAGAAGGGGCACCGCGTCGAGGTCTCCCGCTACGACGGCCGGGTCGGGATCTTCGAGGTGTACGGGGTGGAGGTCTTCGCCAAGAACGACTTCCCCGGCCCCCGGGTCTACGGCGACACCGGCCATGCGGAGCTGCGCGTGATCACCTGCGGCGGGGGCTACTCCAAGGCGGGCGGCTACGACGGCAACGTGGTGGTCTTCGCCCGGCTCGTCGACACCCGCTGA
- a CDS encoding polysaccharide deacetylase family protein produces the protein MTRDHTGPERRTLLRIALGLGTAAAVHLVVADPASTPGRPARTAGTPPAAAAGPPANVRGRPSPYRLDPMTAGTPARFRPARPPVRTRPFERLPDLGHSMVLSFDDGPDPLYTPDILATLREHGVRAMFFVCGEMAVGNPDLLREMADDGHVVGNHSWSHPLIPKLSRPAIRDELGRTSDVVERVLGAPPLWYRAPYGAWNRNSFEIGAELGMEPMAWTVDTLDWKEPGTGTIVRRVLDGAAPGVVVLSHDAGGDRSQSVAALRRYLPRLLAAGYRITVPHRV, from the coding sequence ATGACACGTGATCACACCGGACCCGAGCGCCGCACCCTGCTGAGGATCGCCCTCGGCCTCGGAACCGCCGCCGCCGTGCACCTGGTCGTCGCCGATCCGGCGTCGACGCCCGGCCGCCCCGCCCGCACCGCGGGGACCCCGCCCGCCGCGGCCGCCGGGCCTCCGGCGAACGTGCGGGGCCGGCCCTCCCCGTACCGGCTCGACCCCATGACCGCGGGCACCCCGGCCCGGTTCCGGCCGGCCAGGCCGCCCGTACGCACCCGGCCCTTCGAGCGCCTTCCCGACCTCGGGCACTCGATGGTCCTCAGCTTCGACGACGGCCCCGACCCGCTGTACACCCCGGACATCCTGGCCACCCTGCGCGAACACGGGGTCCGCGCGATGTTCTTCGTCTGCGGCGAGATGGCCGTCGGCAACCCGGACCTGCTGCGCGAGATGGCCGACGACGGGCATGTGGTGGGCAACCACTCCTGGTCCCACCCGCTGATCCCGAAGCTCTCCCGCCCCGCGATCCGCGACGAGCTGGGGCGTACCAGCGACGTGGTGGAGCGGGTGCTCGGCGCCCCGCCGCTGTGGTACCGCGCCCCCTACGGCGCGTGGAACCGCAACTCCTTCGAGATCGGGGCCGAGTTGGGCATGGAGCCGATGGCCTGGACCGTGGACACTCTCGACTGGAAGGAGCCCGGAACCGGCACGATCGTCCGCCGGGTGCTGGACGGCGCGGCGCCCGGCGTCGTCGTCCTCTCGCACGACGCGGGCGGCGACCGCTCGCAGAGTGTCGCCGCCCTGCGCCGCTATCTCCCCCGGCTGCTGGCAGCGGGATACCGCATCACCGTGCCGCACCGCGTCTGA